Part of the Deinococcus roseus genome, ATTTCATCGTTGGGTGCGTCTGGAATGACCTCACCTGGAAGGATTTCTGCCAGCCAGACGAAGCGCTGCACCAGCCCACCATCTGAATAGCGTCCCAGGTAGGTGTTTAAAAAAGAGGTCAGGCGCACCTGCACCCCGGCTTCTTCCAGGGCTTCCCGAACGGCGGCAACTTCTGGGGGTTCCCCTACTTCAATGGTGCCCATCGGAAGGTGCCAGAGGCCCTTGAAGGGATCTTTTGCCTGCTGCACCAGCAAGATGCGCCGCTGGCCGTCCAGAATCAGGCATCCTGCTGCACGTGCAGTGGGTGTGAGGGTATAAGACTCATCGAACTGCATTTCTCATTTCCTCGGCTTTTTTCAGGCTGTTTCGGGTCCAGAGGGGGGTTTCAGACCTTGCCAGGGCTTCTGGCAGGGTCAGCCATTCTGCTGCAGCCAATTCTTCTTGCTGCAATTGCACTGTGCCAGACAGGTAGGGGGCCTGCATCACCACATTGATGCAGGGCACATCTCCGGCCAGAAAACTGTTGGCTTCCAGATACGTCAGTGAACCGACTTCTAAACCCACTTCTTCCCGGATTTCGCGGCGGGCCACATGTTCCAGGACATCATTCATGATTTCATGCTGCTCCACCTTGCCTCCTGGAAAAGCGAAGGTGCCTCCTGCATGGGTTTCTTGCAGGCTGCGCAAAGTCAGCAGGCAACGGTCTTGCCTGTAAATCACCACTTCCACATTGACCACAAAAGTTGGAACCATAGATCCTCACAGCGTAGTACAGTTTGCAGAATCCAGCTCCTTTTGCCCAATCCCACCTTGAGCAACACATCATCCCACTCACATAAAACCTGCATGATGCAACCCTATAGTGGTGAAGAGAATCATCAGGAGGTCTTATGCACGCACGCACCCTGGCATTCGGGGTTTTCAGTTTGATTCTGGCGTCCTGCGCCCAACAAGTTCCCGTTGCTGCTCCCGTCTTTCTGGCCAAACTGTCCGGCAACAATGTGGTGCCTGCTGTCTCAGGCGATGCCTGGGGGTTTGCCAATGCTTCTTTTGATGGCACCAGCATGGTGATCAACGGCAATTATTACCGTCTGAGCGGCAAGGCCACCAGCATTGAGTTGCGCAAAGCCAAAGTGGGTCAGAACAGCGCAACCGTGGTGTGTGCCCTGGACATCAAAGAAGACACCAGCAAAGTGGGCAATGGAACGTTCAGCAAAACCTGCACGGTCAAAGACCAGGGCATTCAGGAAGACCTGCTGAAAACCGGCCAGTACTACGTCACTGTCAGCACCGCCAGCCACACCGATGGTGAACTGCGCGGCCAGCTTGGGTATGAATAAAGGAGAAAAACGATGAACATCCGTCATCTTGTTCCTGCAATGTTGGTTCTGGGTCTGGCTGCCTGCAACAGCACCCCCGCCCTTCCCGGTTTGCCCACCTACGCAGCCAACCTGACTGCGGCCAAGGAAATTCCTGCTCCCACCGTGCCTGCAGAGTATGCAGGCACAGGCAGTGTGAAAGCCACCTGGGATGGCAAGAAACTCACCCTGACCGGCACTTACTCGGGCCTGACCGGACCTGCC contains:
- a CDS encoding NUDIX domain-containing protein, producing the protein MQFDESYTLTPTARAAGCLILDGQRRILLVQQAKDPFKGLWHLPMGTIEVGEPPEVAAVREALEEAGVQVRLTSFLNTYLGRYSDGGLVQRFVWLAEILPGEVIPDAPNDEILARRFFSPAEFLELYRAGQVRMHHTLLAHQEALGRF
- a CDS encoding NUDIX hydrolase, translated to MVPTFVVNVEVVIYRQDRCLLTLRSLQETHAGGTFAFPGGKVEQHEIMNDVLEHVARREIREEVGLEVGSLTYLEANSFLAGDVPCINVVMQAPYLSGTVQLQQEELAAAEWLTLPEALARSETPLWTRNSLKKAEEMRNAVR
- a CDS encoding CHRD domain-containing protein — protein: MHARTLAFGVFSLILASCAQQVPVAAPVFLAKLSGNNVVPAVSGDAWGFANASFDGTSMVINGNYYRLSGKATSIELRKAKVGQNSATVVCALDIKEDTSKVGNGTFSKTCTVKDQGIQEDLLKTGQYYVTVSTASHTDGELRGQLGYE
- a CDS encoding CHRD domain-containing protein; protein product: MNIRHLVPAMLVLGLAACNSTPALPGLPTYAANLTAAKEIPAPTVPAEYAGTGSVKATWDGKKLTLTGTYSGLTGPATMAHIHEGEVGQTGAPVCTLVVTADAKDNKKGTLATDANCVLNEDKLRFGFYYVNIHTDANKSGELRGQLTK